Genomic DNA from Deinococcus sp. Marseille-Q6407:
TTCTTCAACATCTACGACTGGGATTCAGACCGTTGCTGGGAAGAGATGCAGGACACCCAATGGCGCATGTTGCTGGACGCGGCTCGTCACAAACGCAGACCTCGTCTGCGTCTCAGTGTGGACCTGACCACGGTAGAAAAGGTGGGGACTCAACTGCCCTACGTCAGCGTCTACAACGGCAGGCACGGCATCCATTTGGTGGTCTTGTTCGCCGAGTATGGGGAACTGAAGTTCCCCATTTCTTACCGGGTCTACCAGGGCAAGTACACCAGCACTCCCGTCACGTTAGCCCTTGACCTGCTGGAAGAGGTGCCAAACTTCGTCGGGAAGCGCTTTCAGGTCTGCGTACTGGCAGACAGTGGATTCGAATCCGCTGTCTTTCTGGACGGTGTGCAGCGCCTGGGTTTCGAGTTCGTGGTGGGTGTGAGGAGCAACCGGCGCACAGAGCATCCTGGACAGGTGACGGTTGCGGACTGTCCGCATGGGGGGTACGTCAACCTCGCCAACTGGCCTCTGGAAACGCTGTCTCTGGGGAGGATGGACCGTGGGGACCGCGAATTCTTCGCGGTGTCGTCTGAGCTGTTAGAGGGGGATGACATCCTGGCCGAAGGAAAACGGCGCTGGGCACTGGAGTCGTTTTTCAAAGAAGGGAAGCATCAGTTTGGGTTGGCGCAGTTCGCGCTGCGAACTGCCAGGGGTCTGGACCGCTGGATTTTGATGGTCTTCCTGGCCTTCACCCTAACCATGCTGTAC
This window encodes:
- a CDS encoding transposase; protein product: MYKQVSGERTHILSQQVLDIPETLYQRRSLQASLHLFHSPGQKTNFSQAEGVSPSALSRFFNIYDWDSDRCWEEMQDTQWRMLLDAARHKRRPRLRLSVDLTTVEKVGTQLPYVSVYNGRHGIHLVVLFAEYGELKFPISYRVYQGKYTSTPVTLALDLLEEVPNFVGKRFQVCVLADSGFESAVFLDGVQRLGFEFVVGVRSNRRTEHPGQVTVADCPHGGYVNLANWPLETLSLGRMDRGDREFFAVSSELLEGDDILAEGKRRWALESFFKEGKHQFGLAQFALRTARGLDRWILMVFLAFTLTMLYRSEDMTLKEAARLALHTLFPEVRLNHLLSQIQKEQEFLHQHGYSLSYARCNL